The genome window CGCCCCTTCCCCCGCACGGTCGCCGATCTCGCGAAGGATCGAAAGCGACTCGGAAAAATACTTCAGCGCCGTCTCATAGTCGCCGCGGGCCGTATAGATTTGGCCGATGTTGTTCAGCGTCGCCCCTTCCCCCGCACGGTCGCCGATCTCGCGACGGATCGAAAGCGACTCGGAAAGATACTTCAGCGCCGTCTCATAGTCGCCGCGGGCATCGTAGATTTGACTTATGTTGTTCAGCGTCGCCCCTTCCCCCGCACGGTCGCCGATCTCGCGACGGATCGTCAAGCCTTGCTGGTACTGAGTCAATGCCCGATCGTAATGCGCCAATTGATGGTACAATAGGCCGAGCTGATTGTGTAAATATGCAATGTTTTTAAGATTTACAGGTGGATTTTCTTTTGCTTTTTCAATCAACTCTTGGAGCAGGATGATGCGCCGCTCCAAGTCTTTCTTTTTCTGTAAACCGAAAACTCTGGTGACCGCCTCAAAAAGTAAGCTTTCGGCGGGCGCTTGTCTAAAATCAAAAACCTCGCTTCGCCAAGCCCAAAAATCGGGAGCCTTTTCAGCAATTTCACGAACAGCAAA of candidate division KSB1 bacterium contains these proteins:
- a CDS encoding tetratricopeptide repeat protein, which codes for MARIEQKSNAVVFEGEISLFINFLQHIRGFALAFAVYHTVAERETIVNQIQNRLPYAFEELFLTEQKRDVIDHLRQVFAECKEKTRALFVYDLEKTFPDSLISLNLKREALQEMTSPIVFWVREFAVREIAEKAPDFWAWRSEVFDFRQAPAESLLFEAVTRVFGLQKKKDLERRIILLQELIEKAKENPPVNLKNIAYLHNQLGLLYHQLAHYDRALTQYQQGLTIRREIGDRAGEGATLNNISQIYDARGDYETALKYLSESLSIRREIGDRAGEGATLNNIGQIYTARGDYETALKYFSESLSILREIGDRAGEGA